In Nanohaloarchaea archaeon SW_7_43_1, a single window of DNA contains:
- a CDS encoding beta-CASP ribonuclease aCPSF1 has translation MPAEELEEVKDYIPSGVSVDDLRFEGSDIVIYTDSEEFFLDNSDTVKEMVSELKKRVEVRPSSKLFLAPEKAEKKIKEVVEDKSGLEDLIFQPSLGKVVIRAEKPGNVIGSNGSGLQEIKEESLWDPQVERVPAISSKVVDRARELTVEDPEFRKDFLHEVGKKIRLEKSVGDEWIRVSGLGGCRQVGRSCFLLQSEESNILMDAGINPSVESGSQGNFPYLDAPELDLKALDAVVLSHAHADHATMIPYLYKMGYDGPLYCTKPTRDLMIMNTLDYIGIAHSEGASAPYDSSHIKQAVKRTITPDYGEVTDITPDMRLTLKNAGHILGSSLVHIHIGEGLHNILYTGDYNYDQSEMLRPADTNFQRVETMITESTYGGREDEQQPRDEAQKKFLSKMKQTLNKGGKVIVPVFAVGRSQEIIGMLADELDRDYFDYPVYLDGMINDANALHTTYPEYLSEKVQDKILEEDDSPFLKENLNPVGSHNERKEAMDSGPAVILTTSGMVTGGPIMSYLQNLAMNEKNTLIFVGYQAEGTLGRKIQNGVDSIEVNGKKIDVNMDTATVSGFSAHSDRQQIINFCRNLRSSPNKVLTNHGEEKKCFQLASGIHKALHIDTSAPQNLDITRLN, from the coding sequence ATGCCAGCAGAAGAACTAGAAGAAGTCAAAGACTATATACCATCAGGAGTATCTGTGGATGATCTAAGGTTTGAAGGATCCGATATTGTTATCTACACTGACTCCGAAGAATTCTTTCTTGACAACTCAGATACTGTAAAAGAAATGGTTTCAGAACTCAAGAAAAGAGTTGAGGTCAGGCCCTCAAGCAAACTTTTCCTTGCACCGGAAAAAGCGGAGAAGAAAATAAAGGAAGTTGTAGAAGATAAATCAGGCCTTGAAGATCTGATATTTCAGCCTTCTCTTGGTAAAGTTGTAATTAGAGCAGAAAAACCGGGCAATGTTATCGGTTCCAATGGAAGCGGTCTTCAGGAGATCAAAGAGGAATCCCTGTGGGATCCACAGGTAGAAAGAGTGCCTGCTATCAGCTCAAAAGTGGTTGACAGAGCCCGAGAACTAACAGTTGAGGATCCAGAGTTCCGCAAGGATTTTCTTCATGAGGTAGGAAAGAAGATTCGACTTGAGAAATCGGTTGGAGATGAATGGATTAGAGTCTCCGGTTTGGGGGGATGTCGGCAGGTCGGAAGGTCATGCTTCCTTCTCCAGTCCGAGGAGTCCAACATTCTGATGGATGCAGGAATAAACCCGAGTGTTGAGTCAGGATCACAGGGAAACTTTCCATATCTTGATGCCCCGGAGCTTGACCTAAAGGCACTTGATGCAGTAGTTCTATCACATGCACACGCCGATCACGCCACGATGATCCCTTACCTGTATAAGATGGGTTATGATGGTCCTCTTTACTGTACAAAGCCTACTCGAGACCTGATGATTATGAACACTCTAGACTATATAGGGATTGCTCATTCTGAGGGAGCGAGCGCGCCTTACGATTCATCCCATATTAAACAGGCTGTAAAGAGAACGATTACACCGGATTATGGCGAGGTAACAGATATCACACCGGATATGAGATTAACCCTCAAAAATGCGGGGCATATCCTCGGTTCTTCACTTGTACATATCCATATTGGAGAAGGGCTTCATAACATTCTCTACACCGGCGACTATAACTATGATCAGTCCGAAATGCTGAGGCCTGCAGATACTAACTTCCAGAGAGTTGAGACAATGATCACCGAATCCACTTATGGTGGAAGAGAAGATGAACAGCAACCACGAGATGAAGCACAGAAAAAGTTCCTCTCTAAGATGAAGCAAACCCTGAACAAGGGTGGGAAAGTGATCGTTCCAGTGTTTGCAGTAGGTCGATCCCAAGAGATAATAGGAATGCTCGCAGATGAGCTTGACCGGGATTACTTCGACTACCCTGTCTACCTAGATGGAATGATCAACGATGCTAACGCACTTCACACTACTTACCCTGAATACCTATCCGAAAAAGTGCAGGATAAGATACTGGAAGAAGACGACTCACCGTTCCTGAAAGAAAATCTTAATCCTGTTGGAAGCCACAACGAGAGAAAAGAGGCAATGGATTCTGGCCCTGCCGTGATTTTGACAACCTCCGGTATGGTTACAGGAGGACCGATCATGAGCTATCTCCAGAACCTGGCGATGAACGAGAAAAACACCCTGATATTCGTTGGTTATCAGGCAGAAGGTACACTGGGCAGAAAAATACAGAACGGTGTCGACAGCATCGAGGTAAACGGCAAAAAGATTGACGTGAACATGGACACAGCCACAGTTTCAGGCTTTTCCGCTCACTCTGACAGACAGCAGATCATCAACTTCTGCAGAAATCTACGTTCCTCACCAAACAAAGTACTGACAAACCACGGTGAAGAGAAGAAATGTTTCCAACTGGCCTCTGGTATACACAAGGCACTACACATAGATACTTCAGCTCCTCAGAACCTGGATATAACCCGGTTGAATTAA
- a CDS encoding prefoldin subunit beta, producing the protein MENEDAQQMLMEMQKNQQQMQQIVQQKEETESELQESKKALKELEKKEEGEVYRQVGNILVAKDREKLGDELEERVEDLEVRKKSLSKKEEQLQSKLEEAQQQMMQQQG; encoded by the coding sequence ATGGAAAACGAAGACGCACAACAGATGCTGATGGAAATGCAGAAAAACCAACAGCAGATGCAACAAATAGTACAGCAGAAAGAAGAAACCGAGTCAGAACTCCAAGAATCAAAGAAAGCTCTCAAAGAACTGGAGAAAAAAGAAGAAGGAGAGGTATACCGACAGGTCGGCAACATTCTTGTCGCAAAGGACCGGGAAAAACTTGGAGACGAACTTGAAGAAAGAGTAGAGGACCTAGAAGTAAGGAAGAAAAGCCTCTCAAAGAAAGAAGAACAGCTTCAAAGTAAGCTTGAAGAAGCACAGCAGCAAATGATGCAACAACAAGGGTGA
- the rpoP gene encoding DNA-directed RNA polymerase subunit P (DNA-dependent RNA polymerase catalyzes the transcription of DNA into RNA using the four ribonucleoside triphosphates as substrates), with protein MGYVCVSCEEEVEINPVEDKIICPSCSHRVLLKERPEQDKTVKAV; from the coding sequence ATGGGTTATGTCTGTGTAAGCTGTGAGGAAGAAGTAGAGATCAACCCTGTGGAGGATAAGATCATCTGCCCGTCATGCTCACACAGAGTACTGCTGAAAGAAAGACCTGAACAAGACAAAACTGTCAAAGCAGTGTAA
- a CDS encoding 50S ribosomal protein L37ae — MPRQNSSSKRFGARYGSKTRRNVDEAEERNSVCGECKGELEREAAGIWKCTECGKKTAGGAYRADTGAEEMLDKALQVGTEELEEAQEIVEGDE, encoded by the coding sequence ATGCCACGTCAAAACAGCTCGTCTAAAAGATTTGGAGCAAGATACGGAAGCAAGACCAGAAGAAACGTAGACGAAGCAGAAGAAAGAAACTCAGTCTGCGGAGAATGCAAAGGAGAACTTGAAAGAGAAGCAGCAGGCATCTGGAAATGCACAGAATGCGGAAAGAAAACTGCAGGTGGTGCCTACAGGGCGGATACCGGAGCAGAGGAAATGCTCGACAAAGCGCTTCAAGTTGGAACAGAAGAACTGGAAGAAGCACAGGAAATAGTTGAAGGTGATGAGTAA
- a CDS encoding RNA-binding protein (involved in the 3' to 5' degradation of a variety of RNA species; forms a trimer of heterodimers (hexamer) with Rrp42; Rrp41 is the catalytically active subunit), translated as MKLNQKKIQKMVKNGERLDGRELDEYREIEIIPDFISETAAGSAKVTIGNTQVVIGLSVSLEEPYSDRPDSGTIVTNAELAPMAHKEYESGPPQEDGVELARVVDRGIREAEAVDLEELCIKSGEKVMTVFIDAHILNDDGSLIDACSLAAMTALMTGTLPKYDEETDTLKRDNREREIPLQEEPVTVTAHKINGEIVWDTTGTEEDAQGSRLTVSINEHGNIVAMQKGETHPFTQQEIMDIVDEAENKTEKLRKQLETATGE; from the coding sequence ATGAAACTTAATCAAAAGAAGATTCAGAAGATGGTCAAAAATGGAGAAAGACTTGATGGAAGAGAACTTGATGAATACAGAGAAATAGAAATCATCCCGGACTTCATCAGTGAGACAGCAGCAGGAAGCGCAAAAGTCACAATCGGAAATACACAGGTCGTAATAGGTCTTTCAGTCAGTCTGGAAGAACCATATTCTGACAGACCGGACTCCGGTACGATTGTGACGAACGCAGAACTTGCTCCAATGGCTCACAAAGAATACGAGTCAGGACCACCACAGGAAGATGGAGTAGAACTCGCAAGAGTCGTTGACAGAGGAATCAGGGAAGCAGAAGCAGTTGACCTTGAAGAGCTATGTATCAAATCAGGAGAGAAAGTAATGACAGTATTCATCGACGCACACATCCTGAACGATGATGGAAGCCTAATTGATGCATGTTCGCTAGCAGCAATGACTGCACTTATGACAGGTACACTTCCAAAATATGATGAAGAGACAGACACTCTCAAAAGAGACAATCGGGAAAGAGAAATTCCGCTCCAAGAAGAACCAGTAACAGTCACAGCTCACAAGATAAACGGCGAAATAGTCTGGGACACAACAGGAACGGAGGAAGATGCACAGGGATCAAGACTAACAGTCTCAATTAACGAACACGGAAACATTGTCGCAATGCAGAAGGGAGAAACCCATCCATTCACACAGCAGGAGATCATGGACATCGTAGACGAAGCAGAGAACAAAACCGAGAAACTACGAAAGCAACTGGAAACTGCGACAGGAGAATAA
- a CDS encoding exosome complex exonuclease Rrp41: MSEEEIQFFDEDGKRVDGREKDDLRTTSMELGVLDEADGSALVETGNTRVVASVFGPQELHPKHLQESDRAVIKMRYNMAPFSVDDRMNPGPNRRAKEIGLVAKKALEPAIELENFPKAGIDISMEVIESDGGTRVTGINAAALALADAGIPMKGLVSSTAAGVVEDTAVLDVNGLEDKKGNADIPIALINGGEEITLLQMDGDIGKELLNECLSLAKDGCKQLHEQQRKTILKRYEAIREDYE, translated from the coding sequence ATGAGTGAAGAAGAAATACAGTTTTTCGATGAAGACGGGAAAAGAGTCGATGGAAGAGAAAAAGACGACCTGAGAACTACCAGCATGGAATTAGGAGTACTTGACGAAGCAGACGGATCAGCACTTGTCGAGACAGGTAACACAAGAGTGGTTGCCTCAGTATTTGGTCCTCAGGAGCTCCACCCAAAGCACCTTCAAGAATCAGATAGAGCCGTGATCAAGATGCGATACAACATGGCTCCGTTCTCAGTTGACGACAGGATGAATCCCGGACCAAACCGGAGAGCTAAGGAAATCGGTTTGGTGGCAAAAAAAGCACTTGAACCAGCGATCGAGCTTGAGAACTTTCCCAAAGCAGGGATCGATATCTCAATGGAGGTAATCGAATCCGACGGAGGAACAAGGGTAACAGGAATTAACGCAGCAGCACTCGCACTCGCTGATGCAGGAATACCGATGAAGGGACTTGTATCATCCACAGCAGCAGGAGTAGTTGAAGACACAGCGGTTCTCGATGTCAATGGGTTAGAGGACAAGAAAGGAAACGCAGACATTCCGATCGCACTGATCAATGGAGGCGAAGAGATTACACTTCTCCAGATGGACGGAGATATCGGCAAGGAACTGCTTAACGAATGTCTCTCGCTTGCGAAAGACGGCTGCAAACAGCTACATGAACAGCAGAGAAAAACCATTCTAAAAAGATACGAAGCAATCCGAGAGGATTACGAATAG
- a CDS encoding RNA-binding protein, producing MSRVKEEKELVTPGDAIYSGDELYPNSGVYEEDDKIISKYIGAVEYGQNSVRVVPMSGRYMPEEGDIIIAEISSVGYNNWRADLNSAYDGMLRIDVAVDEYIDLDEDDLTDYFDVGDAIVVEISSVTAGYDVNLSMEDKRCRKLRGGRIIEIYNSKVPRVIGSNGTMIKQIKEKTGCKIIVGQNGLVWIQGEKENLAAKTIRKIEEEAHVEGLTDKISDWLEEQLEGETE from the coding sequence ATGTCACGTGTAAAAGAAGAGAAAGAACTAGTGACACCAGGAGATGCCATCTACAGTGGTGATGAACTTTATCCGAACTCCGGTGTCTACGAAGAAGACGATAAAATCATTTCAAAATACATAGGAGCTGTAGAATACGGTCAGAACTCTGTGAGAGTTGTCCCTATGTCGGGAAGATATATGCCGGAAGAAGGAGACATCATCATCGCAGAGATCTCCAGCGTAGGATACAACAACTGGAGAGCAGACCTCAACTCGGCTTACGATGGCATGCTGCGGATCGATGTCGCGGTAGACGAGTATATTGATTTGGACGAAGACGATCTAACCGATTACTTTGATGTTGGCGATGCGATTGTTGTAGAGATCTCCAGTGTAACAGCAGGATACGATGTCAATCTCTCAATGGAAGACAAAAGATGTAGAAAACTGAGAGGTGGAAGAATAATCGAGATCTATAACTCAAAAGTTCCAAGAGTAATTGGAAGTAATGGAACCATGATAAAACAGATTAAAGAAAAAACCGGATGCAAGATAATCGTAGGGCAGAATGGACTTGTCTGGATCCAGGGAGAGAAGGAAAATCTGGCAGCAAAGACAATCAGGAAAATTGAGGAAGAAGCACATGTAGAAGGATTAACGGACAAAATCAGCGATTGGCTTGAGGAACAGCTAGAAGGTGAAACAGAATGA
- a CDS encoding ribosome assembly factor SBDS, with amino-acid sequence METSDAIKLQYRGNKQFEILVEPDLAKESKLEGKEHEIQRMLFVQEIFTDAGEGERASTEEIDKEFGTKQIMEAAEEIFEKGDMQLTTEQKAEMREEKWKQLISMISRRVQNPKTGNPHPPDRVENGLEETGFNINWDSDLEEEFEDAIDELRPIIPVSLDKKTVAIRIPNDQAGKAYDKLQQAAEIEEEQWGNEYFTARVTLPAGVLSELIDELQDMTSGKTEMKEV; translated from the coding sequence ATGGAAACCTCTGATGCGATCAAGTTACAGTACCGCGGAAACAAACAGTTCGAAATTCTTGTTGAACCAGATTTAGCGAAGGAATCTAAACTGGAAGGCAAAGAGCATGAAATCCAGCGAATGCTTTTCGTACAGGAAATATTCACTGATGCAGGGGAAGGAGAAAGAGCTTCAACAGAGGAAATAGACAAAGAATTTGGAACCAAACAGATCATGGAGGCTGCGGAAGAAATATTTGAGAAAGGAGATATGCAGTTGACCACTGAACAGAAAGCTGAAATGAGAGAGGAGAAATGGAAACAACTGATCAGCATGATCTCGCGCAGAGTCCAAAATCCGAAAACAGGTAATCCACACCCACCTGATAGAGTTGAAAACGGTCTGGAAGAAACCGGTTTCAACATCAACTGGGACTCTGATCTTGAGGAAGAGTTTGAAGACGCAATCGACGAATTGAGACCAATCATCCCTGTATCGCTGGATAAGAAAACCGTCGCCATCAGGATTCCAAACGACCAGGCCGGAAAAGCATACGACAAGCTTCAGCAAGCCGCAGAAATTGAGGAGGAGCAGTGGGGTAACGAATACTTTACAGCAAGGGTTACACTTCCAGCAGGAGTTCTTTCCGAGTTAATCGATGAACTGCAGGATATGACTTCGGGGAAGACAGAGATGAAGGAAGTCTAG
- a CDS encoding proteasome subunit alpha (cleaves peptide bonds), whose amino-acid sequence MQMTNQKQAQYDRGITIFSPDGRLFQVEYAKEAVKKGATALGLTYENGVVLAATRSNNQLKVRNPEKVFKVEDHLGIVNSGLVADGRTLVDETRNEAQTYLMTYDEEIPPPVLAKFIADRCQQFTQYGGVRPYGVSTITGGIKDGHPKVYQTDPSGTLNQWNAVAIGKGGPETQEHLEEEWSEDISEEDAVELAVDSLREGEEDIGVENIELAIVGEEDKYHRVEPEELEERGLE is encoded by the coding sequence ATGCAGATGACTAACCAAAAGCAGGCACAGTATGACCGCGGAATCACGATTTTCTCACCAGATGGAAGGCTTTTCCAGGTAGAATATGCGAAGGAAGCGGTCAAAAAAGGAGCAACAGCACTGGGACTGACATACGAGAACGGTGTAGTCCTGGCAGCAACAAGATCAAACAACCAGCTAAAAGTCAGAAATCCGGAAAAAGTATTCAAGGTGGAAGACCATCTTGGAATAGTTAACTCAGGGCTTGTAGCTGATGGAAGAACATTGGTTGATGAAACAAGGAACGAGGCACAGACATACCTCATGACATACGATGAGGAAATTCCTCCACCGGTTCTCGCAAAATTTATTGCGGATAGATGCCAGCAGTTCACACAGTATGGAGGAGTGAGACCTTACGGAGTCTCAACGATTACTGGGGGAATTAAAGATGGACACCCGAAGGTTTACCAGACCGATCCATCCGGCACGCTCAACCAGTGGAACGCAGTCGCAATCGGAAAGGGAGGGCCGGAGACCCAAGAACACTTAGAGGAAGAATGGTCAGAGGATATTTCTGAGGAAGACGCAGTAGAGCTAGCAGTAGATTCCCTTAGAGAAGGAGAAGAAGATATCGGAGTCGAAAACATTGAACTAGCAATCGTGGGAGAGGAAGACAAGTACCACAGAGTAGAACCCGAAGAACTTGAGGAAAGAGGACTCGAGTAG
- a CDS encoding dihydrolipoamide dehydrogenase, producing MKEFDLIVIGAGSGLEVASGYANRGNDVAVIEPGPLGGTCLNRGCIPSKMLIHRADVAEEIRGSEKFGVESEINDIDFNCIIEEINSEVSGDAENIKKGLENSDRHTLFREEAEFVDEKLLEVGDEEIASEKIVIAAGSRPFKPPIDGLDEIHYWTSKEALNPDYRPERLIMIGGGYISLELAHFYDAMGTDVTILERGDKLLKREDSDISGKITEIAKRRYNVNLGLPATEVREKDGEKIVVAETEDGEQKDFRTDELLVAAGRVSNTDKLNVEEQGFETTDGGFLKTDEHMETNVEGVYALGDIADNWMFKHSANYEAGTVYRNIVTDNDYEVGQVEMPHAVFTSPQIASIGKTEQELNEDGTDYVKSKYDYSDTGMGMALKAENGYVKLLASEKGKILGCHIIGPEASTLIHEVIVAKQSGSGNISDIKDAIHVHPALSEVVQRAFNQI from the coding sequence ATGAAAGAGTTCGACCTAATTGTAATTGGTGCGGGCTCCGGTCTTGAAGTGGCTTCGGGGTACGCAAACAGAGGAAATGATGTGGCTGTAATCGAGCCTGGACCATTAGGAGGCACATGTCTCAATAGAGGCTGCATTCCATCGAAAATGTTGATTCACAGAGCCGATGTTGCAGAGGAAATACGAGGTTCGGAAAAATTTGGTGTAGAATCTGAAATTAATGATATAGATTTTAATTGCATAATTGAAGAGATAAACTCTGAAGTCTCCGGTGATGCCGAGAACATCAAGAAAGGACTGGAGAACTCAGACAGACACACTCTTTTTAGGGAAGAAGCCGAGTTTGTCGACGAGAAATTACTTGAAGTCGGAGATGAGGAGATTGCTTCCGAAAAAATAGTCATTGCCGCAGGTTCAAGGCCTTTCAAACCGCCGATTGACGGTTTGGATGAAATTCACTACTGGACCTCAAAAGAAGCTTTAAACCCTGATTACCGCCCGGAAAGACTCATTATGATTGGTGGAGGCTATATCTCACTGGAGCTGGCTCACTTCTACGATGCGATGGGAACGGATGTAACTATACTTGAGAGAGGGGACAAGTTACTGAAAAGAGAGGACAGCGATATATCAGGAAAAATTACAGAGATAGCAAAAAGAAGATACAATGTAAATCTTGGGCTTCCAGCCACCGAAGTTAGAGAAAAGGATGGTGAAAAGATTGTAGTTGCCGAGACTGAGGACGGAGAACAAAAGGATTTCCGTACCGATGAGTTACTGGTCGCAGCCGGCCGAGTATCGAACACTGATAAACTGAACGTAGAGGAACAAGGCTTTGAAACTACGGATGGAGGTTTCCTGAAAACAGATGAACATATGGAGACAAATGTTGAAGGGGTCTACGCTCTGGGAGATATCGCTGATAACTGGATGTTCAAACATTCAGCTAATTACGAGGCAGGAACTGTTTACCGAAATATCGTAACCGATAATGACTACGAGGTCGGTCAAGTAGAAATGCCTCACGCAGTATTTACATCTCCGCAGATAGCCAGTATCGGTAAGACGGAGCAGGAACTGAATGAAGATGGAACGGATTATGTCAAATCCAAATACGATTACTCTGACACCGGTATGGGAATGGCGCTGAAAGCAGAGAATGGATACGTGAAACTTCTTGCATCTGAAAAGGGCAAAATACTTGGCTGCCATATCATCGGACCGGAGGCCTCAACTCTTATCCACGAAGTGATAGTCGCTAAGCAGTCCGGATCCGGCAATATCTCG